From Oxyura jamaicensis isolate SHBP4307 breed ruddy duck chromosome 26, BPBGC_Ojam_1.0, whole genome shotgun sequence:
cgtCTAGCATGAGTCCCTTCTTTGTGATGTCTCTCCTCTTTGGCCTGACTTTTGGTCAAACAGCATCACTTTGTGCTCCTTCAGAGTACACAATCCACGTGGAGAAAAGGGAATGTGCCTACTGCCTGGCCATCAACACCACCATCTGCGCTGGATTTTGCATGACTCGGGTACAGGAAGTTACTCTCTTTTAGGCAGTTGTTTCCATAAAGGCCATCACTATAAAAGATGTGCCTattcttgctgaaaaaaaaaaaaaaaaaaaaaaaagtgtgaaagtTATTCAGGCTAAAAATGTCTGTCAtagacagaaaaatcaaattattgtCACAGTATCCAGTTAGCTTGTTGTGAAGGTATGGATGAGAAATGCCAAGGCTCATAAACTCCACAGAATTCAGAACAACAGTGGCATAACAACGAActgactgctgctgttgctgcagagCCTCTCTAGTCTGTTTGTGGGGTTAGGATGGAACAAGTGAGAAGCAGATTGTATTTGGTCACTCTTTTAGTTAACATAAATGACTTGATTAATTTTGAGTCCAACAAATTTGCCAGGTGGTAAAGGCAATGAACTACTATTGTGACAGATAGCTGTTAAGAATATCTCACATGTAGGCATGCCAAATGCTATGCTTGAGCTTCACTATTCAACATTGCATTTTAACTTCCACTCTGGTCAGAAGGCAGCCAATACAAAGTACTGATAGCACTTTGAGCCAAACAGGACATTAGTTAAAACCACAAAAGCAAGGCAAACACTTCTAGAGGTGTAGTCATGCCCAGTCACATGCAGATTCAAAGTGAAAGGTCTAAACAGAAGCACACCAAAAATAACAGAACTAGTCAAAGTGTAAAGAGGTTAGCTTTCTGCATGTAGGAGAAAATGCCAAAGGAAGTTTTTCAACACTCATGTATACTTCTGTGAAacaatggatttcttttttctttgtaggaCAGCAATGGCAAGAAGCTGCTACTCAAAAGTGCTCTGTCCCAAAACGTGTGCACATACAAAGAGATGTTGTATCAAACAGCACTGATTCCGGGCTGTCCTCATCACACCATCCCTTACTATTCCTACCCTGTGGCCGTAAGCTGCAAGTGTGGTAAATGTAATACTGATTATAGTGACTGTGTTCATGAGAGGGTTAGGCCAAACTATTGCACTAAACCACAGAAGCTCTGTAACATGTAAGCTTCCAACAGAACGTGGtagaaatgtaactttctgctcacaattaaatataaataaaactgtatttcataaCAGGTTTGCAAACTGGTGTGCACAAAGTCTTATTCTAAAGAGGTATCACTAGAATTACTTTGATGAATTGGATGTTgtgaaatgcacaaaaatagAATCATACGACTGCAGATTTATATTTAGAACCAAAATCTAATttagggaagaaggagaaataacTGTGTATGTATGAACCCTTCCTCATAAATTCCAGGTATTGTACGAAGAGATGCTCAGAGCAAAACATTTGATATATCTAAGAATTAAAAACTGGGCAACACATAGTATTAAACAGTTCAGTAGACTGACATATCCTTGCAGCCTTCATATTAGcaactgtatttttccatgtatgtaatacatttttttgaagACCCTAGCTTTATAGTGTAGTCAGCTGGAACTAAGCACATGCAGTTATGTATCTACACATGTTCTGCTTTATCGCTAGCGTTGTCCAGACCTGTGTTCATTACCATTGCTAGGCAtactttttcttgtctttgcacTAGCAGAGTAAGTAAGCCTCTCTTTTCTGTTACAGTGCATGGAAAAAGTTGTAACTCTTTCTAAGAATTGAAGAAACAGTGAAGCTTTAAATCTTGCTACTCTGTTCTCTGGAATAATGATACCATAAgttggtattattattattgttatatatattattatattatggTGTAATACCgtcaaatttaaaatgaaactcagAAAAGAACCCCCTCTTTCCCCACACAGGTCAACTGTCCCCTTCTGAGTTTCAAAGTGATCTAAGCCCTATCATATTTGCTGAACAGGCACAGGTGAGAAGTGCAGACCCAggaatttggaaataaatgtaaaatttattccttttctttagcTCTGGTGATTCAGTGCCAAGTTTTGATTGTACTAGACAAACCACTGGGAACGAGAGCTAGTTTCCACCTGGTTTAACTGATCACAACACAAAGTAGAACATACAAAATTCAGTGGTAACTTTGCCCCTCACCTCTATTACCTACAACAGGAGTGATGAAAACACAGTTTGATCTTTATCTGCTCAAGTAAATATGATGCCTGCTGATCCAAGAGCACTATAGATAGACAGCAGGACTACACTGAAGACATGAATAGGGCtgaccaaaaagaaaagtaaaaccttAGCTATTAATCTGATTACCAAAGTTTTTGtactttgcattttaatctGAGTAATGGTAGACAAGAAATTATCAATGTGTGGCAAACTATCACTAACTTCCTACTATTCCTAGGATATATAGTATTAACACTATATAGTGTTGTAaatccattacatttttttttttttttaaattctactaacatccattttaaaagttaaatattgcATTCAGAAAAGCTATTAGGGTGAATCAAAGTGACTATAAACCAATTTAATTAAGATGAAAACCAAAAAGTTTGACACATACAAAACATGAGTGATTTGCAATATTAGAAAAGGAATGATCCCAATCCCTGACTAGAAGTGTCTGAAATGGTCATTTCCTGTCAGTTTGACTGTACTCTCGTAAGTTACAAGGGTCAAATTTACTGTAGCACCTGGAAATACTACTGAGATGCACagtacattttttctatttatgctAATTCATCTTTAGCAATATGATTGTAGCTCTCCAACAAATAACATATGCCATTCACACTTTGCATGAAACAGTAAACAAAGGAACCAGAATTCACAGGACGCATATCTTACTgatatgaattttattttcttagaaaaatctTGCTTTCAATCTTGCAATTGTCATGAATGTTCCTGGAATCTGATACTCTAACCcaaatatcttcattttattttaactgtcaCAAAGTCTATGTGAAAGCCTAGAGGAATCTGCTAGAACATAATGGCAAAAGCTTTGTCCAGCACAATTGCAATAACAAGCTGACAGCATTTGCATGATTGTCACAGGTTCTGTGCAATGTACAAAACTGTAATTGTCTTATGCATAAAGAAATGCCTTTGCAGGCAAAGtctgaaaatttaaattctctagaaccattatttaaaattaataaagaacCCAAAGGATTTTGCAGTAACAGTAGAAACCCTACTTCAGTAAGACATGTCATTCACACCTCTCGTTTAAACTGTCTAGATATGGCTAGATAGATACAAGACTACTTCTAGAACAGTTGGACCAAGAGAGGCTAGCAATTAAGttacaaaagacttttttttgggggggtgagAATCTCTGGTATTTCCCAGCCCCCAACGCAGCTATAAAAAACATCGAGACAGAATACCAAAGAGCTATGGAGTACCAAGttctgataggaaaaaaataataataataataataataaaataagacatTACTATTAAGCAACATCTaggtgaggggtctggagaacaagtctgatgaggagcggctgagggagctggggttgttccacctggagaagaggaggctcaggggtgaccttattgctgtctacaggtaccttaaagggggctgtagcaaggtgggggttggtctgttctcccacatgccaggtgacaggacaagggggaatgggctaaagttgtgccaggggaggtttaggctggatattaggaaaaactttactgaaagggttgttacGTGTTgaaatgggctgcccagggaagtgatcgagtcaccatccctgaaggtatttaaaagatgtttagatatAGAGCGTAGTGAAAAGGTTTAGTGGAGGAATGGTTAGTGTTAGTCATAGGTTGGACagggtgatcttggaggtctcttccaacctaagtgattctgtgatttacacTTAGCAAAACCAGAAAGGTAACTATGCCTATTTATAGTAATAAGCAGCACTGCAAAATTATAATGATCCCTCATTGCTGCATCTGACAGACCTGTCTTCAGTCTGAAGATATGCATGCAAAAAATAACAGTTAATGCCTatgcaaacttactgagagGAAAATAACTGGAATGACTTCttttatagtaaaaaaataaataataataataataaaaacatttctgtgactgTTACTGTTTAAACATCCTTTTACATGCTCTCAAAGCACTGTTTGGCCTTTcagcagtatttgttttctactttaaGTTCAGGTCCAGCAATAGACCTTTACTGACGTGATTATTCCTTAAGGTCAGGCACTTGTTTACATCTACTTTACGATGCCTTTTCACATAACTAACCAACAGATTTGCAGACAGCACTAAGATGTTGGGAGAAGGCAAAGATCTTAATTTTGGACAGGAAGTAACAGAAAAGCATGGGAGCACAGAACACTAAGGAGGCCTGTAGGAGCTGCGGTCAACCAGAGCCCACACCGAGGCAGGTTTGTCCTTTGAAAGTAACTGGCCCCCTCTTCCAAACCGACATTGCCGTTGCATTAAAAGTAAGGCCTCTCTTATCTAGAAAAGGCTTGAAAACTGGGTCATCTTTCAACTCCAGTTGCTCTGATGCTGACGAGCTTCGAGCGAAGCACTTGGGCATTACATGACTGTCACCGCCCTTCACACGGAGTGCGGGAGCGCcgggctgagcagggcaggagcgTTGCGTGCTGCCTCGGGGGCCCGCAGCACAGGCGGCCGGTGGTGGCCGTGCTGGGCTCGGCCCTGAGAAGCACAGTCCCGCACGAACTGGCACGCCCGCCgctggggagcggggaggcCGCCACGCAATCCCGCTTCCCTCGGCTTCGTCCGGAAAGGACAAACCTGCCTCCGCTGCCCGCCACGAGCAGCGCTGCCCGTGCGCCAGGGGGCGCCCACAGCCTCCCCCCCACCCGACTAGCACCGCCCGCTGAGGCGCGGTCGGCAGGGCGGGCCCGTGAGCGCCCCGGAGGAGGGGACTGAGGGGGTGAGGCGGCACCGAGCCAGCGCTGCGCAGAATCGCCCGCGAACGGAACCGTACCGTACCCGTCCCCGGCGCGCAGCATCGCCGCGGCCCGGGCCGTGCCGACAGCTTGttggttggggggggggggggggggggggggggaaggggcgGTTGCGGGGCCCCGCCGTCGTCCCCGCCTCAGCCGTTGCGAGAGCGGAGCACGGGCCGCACGCAAGTGCTGTCGGCCGCGGCGCGAGCCGCCATTGGGGAGTTGTTCCcggccgcgccccgccccgccccgcgggTCCCTGCGGCTCGCTGCGGGCTGGTAGCGGTCGCCGGCGCTTCGCGACCCGCTCCGCTCCCGGCGGTCCCGCGGCCGCGCGCTCTGGCTGAGGccagctccttctcctgcagcctgcccgCGGCTTGGCTTCGGGGCGACCGTGGCACCGCCGAAGATGGCAGGCGCTCTCCTCCGGAGCCCGGCCTGGGGAGCCCCCGCCGGGCGGTCAGCCGCCCGCCTCGCGGGCCCGTTCTCGGCCCCCCGGCCTGCGCCGTCGCCGCCTGATCGCGCGTTCGAAGGCAGGTGGCCAGCCCCGGCGTCCTGGGTGTCCTGCACGTCGGGACCAGAAAGGTGAGGCGAAGGCGACCCCGACCCGGCGGGGGTTCTCCCTCAGGTGCCCCGCTGGCCGCCAGACGTGGCGAGCGCGCGGGAGGCGGTGCAGCACCGTCCCCGGCTGTGGGAAGCTGTGGGAGACTGCTGCGGACATAGCACGCTGGAAGGCACAAAGACAGGTTCTCCCTGATAGTCTTTTGTTTCAGGTTATCTTTATTAGAACGTTGCTTCAAATTCACGGCAAAACTGATAAAACACGACTTCAGAACACGTTAAGCTACAGGGAAGTGAAAGCTGATTTCAGCAATAGAAGGAACAtcagccctttttttttttttttctttacagaaagctGCTATAGAGGTAATGCTGCTACAGACTTTGCAGTCATACACTGATGATACCCCAGTTCTGTCCAAAATCAGAATTTGTGCTATAGAAACAAATACATTGCACTGGAAGTGGTTTGTATTTTGGAGAACCTAGTAGTGGCAGAAGC
This genomic window contains:
- the TSHB gene encoding thyrotropin subunit beta, coding for MSPFFVMSLLFGLTFGQTASLCAPSEYTIHVEKRECAYCLAINTTICAGFCMTRDSNGKKLLLKSALSQNVCTYKEMLYQTALIPGCPHHTIPYYSYPVAVSCKCGKCNTDYSDCVHERVRPNYCTKPQKLCNM